A single Mycobacteriales bacterium DNA region contains:
- the ribH gene encoding 6,7-dimethyl-8-ribityllumazine synthase, protein MSKHGAPDEADLDAHGLRVAVVAARWHHELSDALLEGAERALKGCRIEDVAVVRVAGAFELPVVAKALAAQRYDAVVALGVVIKGGTPHFEYVCRAATDGLSRVAIETGVPVGFGLLTCDTVEQARQRCGLPDSGEDKGREAAVAAVETALLLRKVRRGEAHREADAH, encoded by the coding sequence ATGAGCAAGCACGGCGCGCCCGACGAGGCCGACCTCGACGCACACGGGCTGAGGGTCGCGGTCGTCGCGGCCCGCTGGCACCACGAGCTGAGCGACGCCCTGCTGGAAGGCGCCGAGCGCGCGCTCAAGGGCTGCCGGATCGAGGACGTCGCGGTCGTCCGGGTGGCCGGCGCCTTCGAGCTGCCGGTCGTTGCCAAGGCGCTCGCAGCCCAGCGTTACGACGCGGTCGTTGCGTTGGGCGTCGTGATCAAGGGCGGGACCCCACATTTCGAGTACGTCTGCCGGGCCGCGACCGACGGGTTGTCCCGAGTCGCGATCGAGACCGGCGTGCCGGTAGGGTTCGGGCTGCTCACCTGCGACACCGTCGAGCAGGCCCGCCAGCGTTGCGGCCTGCCCGACTCGGGTGAGGACAAGGGACGGGAGGCGGCCGTGGCCGCGGTCGAGACCGCGCTGCTCTTGCGCAAGGTGCGCCGCGGCGAGGCGCATCGGGAGGCGGACGCGCACTGA
- the rplT gene encoding 50S ribosomal protein L20 — translation MARVKRAVNAHKKRRVVLERASGYRGQRSRLYRKAKEQMLHSMNYAYRDRRDRKGEFRSLWIQRINAAARAHGMTYNRFIQGLKAAEIDVDRKQLAELAVSDEAAFVGLVEAARAALAAAGSESAA, via the coding sequence GTGGCACGCGTGAAGCGGGCGGTCAACGCCCACAAGAAGCGCCGAGTCGTCCTCGAGCGGGCGAGTGGCTATCGAGGCCAGCGTTCGCGGCTGTACCGCAAGGCCAAGGAGCAGATGCTCCACTCGATGAACTACGCCTACCGCGACCGGCGTGATCGCAAGGGCGAGTTCCGCTCGCTGTGGATCCAGCGGATCAACGCGGCGGCCCGCGCGCACGGCATGACCTACAACCGCTTCATCCAGGGCCTCAAGGCGGCCGAGATCGACGTCGACCGCAAGCAGCTCGCCGAGCTCGCCGTCTCCGACGAGGCGGCGTTCGTCGGATTGGTAGAGGCGGCCCGCGCCGCGCTTGCCGCGGCCGGCTCCGAATCGGCGGCCTGA
- a CDS encoding DMT family transporter: MQAPKTVVALVAAFVAGVMVGVQSRINGDLAVRTHSALEAAMASFLVGLVLTGAILAVRPAGARRLLRARVQPWWWFGGLGGALAVAATAHGVPEIGVALVTVCIVAGNSAGAAFSDQLGLGPGGRHPLSRWRLAGIAVVIAAVTIGAVGDRSASLKPLLFLVIFLGGATSAVQQAANGQLRLAAHDVVVASFVSFLGGAIGLVVVTAAAGELSLHEWPAAPWLYLGGPLGACYVFAGATTVRVLGVLRFVLAALSGQLLCAVVIDAVWPSPGTHLRATTVIGAIVTVVGVWLSGLGRSGDVAPEVVR, encoded by the coding sequence ATGCAGGCGCCCAAGACCGTCGTCGCCCTGGTGGCTGCGTTCGTCGCCGGTGTGATGGTCGGCGTGCAGTCGCGGATCAACGGCGACCTCGCGGTCCGCACGCATTCCGCGCTCGAAGCGGCGATGGCGTCGTTCCTCGTCGGCTTGGTGCTGACGGGAGCGATCCTCGCGGTGCGGCCCGCGGGCGCCCGGCGGCTGTTGCGCGCCCGCGTGCAGCCGTGGTGGTGGTTCGGTGGTCTCGGCGGTGCGCTGGCGGTGGCGGCGACCGCGCACGGGGTCCCGGAGATCGGGGTAGCGCTCGTCACGGTGTGCATCGTTGCGGGCAACTCGGCGGGTGCGGCGTTCAGCGACCAGCTCGGCCTCGGGCCGGGAGGCCGCCACCCACTCTCGCGGTGGCGGCTGGCCGGGATCGCGGTCGTAATCGCTGCCGTGACGATCGGAGCGGTCGGGGACCGGTCAGCGTCGCTCAAGCCGTTGCTGTTCCTCGTGATCTTTCTGGGCGGCGCGACCTCAGCCGTCCAGCAGGCGGCGAACGGCCAGCTCCGGCTTGCGGCGCACGACGTCGTCGTCGCGTCGTTCGTCTCCTTCCTGGGCGGCGCAATCGGATTGGTCGTGGTGACCGCGGCTGCCGGTGAGCTGTCGCTGCATGAGTGGCCGGCCGCGCCGTGGTTGTACCTCGGCGGTCCGCTCGGCGCGTGCTACGTCTTCGCCGGGGCCACGACGGTGCGCGTGCTCGGCGTGCTCCGCTTCGTCCTTGCCGCGCTGTCGGGGCAGCTGCTCTGCGCGGTGGTCATCGATGCCGTGTGGCCGTCGCCGGGGACCCACCTTCGGGCGACGACAGTGATCGGCGCGATCGTGACCGTCGTCGGTGTCTGGCTGAGCGGGTTGGGCCGAAGCGGCGATGTCGCACCCGAGGTCGTCCGATGA
- the pheT gene encoding phenylalanine--tRNA ligase subunit beta, which produces MRVPVSWLLDHVELDPVDPRDIANRLTAAGLQVERVEAVGSDIANVVVGRVLAIEELTGHKKPIRWVGLTDGADERHVICGATNFAVGDLVAYARPPAVLPGGFEIAARKAYGHVSDGMICSGRELGISDDHDGILVLDAGLELGSDVVAALGLRDDVLDIAVNPDRGYALSVRGVAREVATAYAVDFRDPAELPLTATPGSGYPVRIDAADGCRRYVARGLTALRRDAASPAWLARRLVLAGMRPISLMVDVTNYVMLDLGQPLHAFDRDRLQGPIVVRWAAPGETLRTLDDIDRVLDPEDLVIADDSGPIALAGVMGGASTEIRDDTTDVVLEAASFDPVRVAYTSRRHRLGSEASRRFERGVDDGLCAAAAQAALDLVGKLGGGSGVPESTDLDLREPRAPIVIRADLPGTVAGVPYPAEAVVGRLRDVGCVVDVDGPALTVTPPSWRPDLRIPSDLVEEVVRLEGYAALPSLVPTAPAGRGLTRAQRLRRRIGRSLADAGFVEVLTTPFVDAGISERMLLDPDDPRRPSVRIANPVSDEEPFLRTSLLPGLFAAVSRNVGRGLTDIALFETGPVFRRGADLGTPPALPAGRRPSDDELTAIDAALPEQPGRVAAVLTGARERTGWWGPGRAASWADAIAAPVLLGDALGIEVRVSADRHAPFHPGRCAALHVGEVLLGHAGELHPRVVEANDLPPRTCAMEISLDVLVDAAPELAAAPAVSAYPPATIDIAVVVPDETPSADVAGALRDGAGELLEALRLFDVYEGDQVGAGRKSLAFTLRLRAPDRTLTAAEVSAVRDAAVAEAARRYGAELR; this is translated from the coding sequence ATGCGGGTTCCCGTCTCCTGGTTGCTCGACCACGTCGAGCTCGATCCGGTCGATCCACGCGACATCGCCAACCGGCTGACCGCGGCCGGCCTGCAGGTCGAGCGGGTCGAGGCGGTCGGGTCCGACATCGCCAACGTCGTCGTCGGCCGGGTGCTGGCGATCGAGGAGCTGACCGGGCACAAGAAGCCGATCCGCTGGGTCGGCCTCACCGACGGCGCTGACGAACGCCATGTCATCTGCGGCGCGACGAACTTCGCCGTGGGCGACCTCGTTGCGTATGCCCGCCCGCCCGCGGTGCTGCCGGGCGGGTTCGAGATCGCCGCTCGCAAGGCCTACGGCCACGTGTCGGACGGCATGATCTGCTCGGGGCGGGAGCTCGGCATCTCCGACGACCACGACGGCATCCTCGTGCTCGATGCCGGGCTCGAGCTCGGCTCCGATGTCGTCGCGGCGCTCGGCCTTCGTGACGATGTCCTCGACATCGCCGTCAACCCGGACCGCGGCTATGCCCTGTCCGTTCGGGGTGTGGCCCGCGAGGTCGCGACGGCGTACGCCGTGGACTTCCGGGACCCGGCGGAGCTTCCGCTCACGGCGACCCCCGGCAGTGGGTACCCGGTGCGGATCGATGCAGCGGACGGGTGTCGCCGGTACGTCGCTCGCGGCCTCACCGCGTTGCGTCGCGATGCCGCCAGCCCGGCCTGGCTCGCACGGCGGCTGGTGCTCGCGGGAATGCGGCCGATCTCGTTGATGGTCGACGTGACCAACTACGTGATGCTCGATCTCGGCCAGCCGTTGCACGCGTTCGACCGCGATCGCCTGCAGGGCCCGATCGTGGTCCGGTGGGCGGCGCCGGGGGAGACGTTGCGGACCCTCGATGACATCGACCGAGTGCTCGACCCGGAAGACCTCGTCATCGCCGACGACAGCGGGCCGATCGCGCTCGCCGGTGTGATGGGCGGTGCCTCCACCGAAATCCGGGACGACACGACCGACGTCGTACTGGAAGCCGCGAGCTTCGACCCGGTGCGCGTCGCCTACACCTCGCGTCGGCATCGGTTGGGCTCCGAAGCGTCTCGCCGCTTCGAACGCGGGGTGGACGACGGGTTGTGCGCGGCGGCGGCTCAGGCGGCGCTGGACCTGGTCGGGAAGCTCGGCGGCGGGTCCGGCGTGCCGGAGTCAACCGACCTCGACCTGCGCGAGCCGCGGGCACCCATCGTGATCCGCGCCGACCTGCCGGGCACGGTCGCCGGCGTGCCGTACCCCGCCGAGGCCGTGGTCGGCCGGCTGCGCGACGTCGGTTGCGTGGTCGACGTCGACGGGCCCGCCCTCACCGTCACGCCGCCGTCCTGGCGCCCCGACCTTCGGATTCCTTCCGACCTGGTCGAGGAGGTGGTCCGGCTCGAGGGTTACGCGGCGCTGCCGTCGCTCGTGCCGACCGCGCCCGCCGGGCGCGGCCTGACCCGGGCGCAGCGACTGCGCCGCCGGATCGGCCGGTCGCTGGCCGATGCGGGCTTCGTCGAGGTCCTCACGACGCCGTTCGTGGACGCCGGCATCAGCGAGCGCATGCTTCTGGACCCGGACGACCCTCGCCGTCCGTCGGTCCGGATCGCCAACCCGGTGTCCGACGAGGAGCCGTTCCTTCGCACCTCGCTGTTGCCGGGCCTGTTCGCGGCGGTGTCCCGCAACGTCGGACGCGGCCTGACCGATATCGCGCTGTTCGAGACCGGTCCGGTCTTCCGCCGCGGCGCGGACCTCGGTACGCCGCCGGCGCTTCCCGCGGGCCGGCGTCCCTCCGACGACGAGCTCACCGCGATCGACGCTGCGCTGCCCGAGCAGCCCGGGCGGGTGGCGGCGGTGCTGACCGGCGCCCGCGAGCGGACCGGTTGGTGGGGACCGGGGCGAGCCGCGAGCTGGGCCGACGCGATCGCGGCGCCGGTCCTGCTGGGGGATGCGCTGGGCATCGAGGTGCGGGTGAGCGCCGACCGGCATGCGCCGTTCCATCCCGGTCGGTGCGCCGCCCTACACGTCGGCGAGGTGCTGCTCGGGCATGCCGGCGAGTTGCATCCGCGGGTGGTCGAGGCCAACGACCTTCCGCCGCGGACCTGTGCCATGGAGATCTCGCTCGACGTCCTGGTGGACGCGGCGCCCGAGCTGGCCGCGGCCCCCGCGGTGTCGGCCTACCCGCCGGCGACGATCGACATCGCGGTCGTCGTGCCGGACGAGACTCCCAGTGCGGACGTCGCGGGCGCGCTGCGCGATGGCGCCGGCGAGCTGCTCGAAGCCCTGCGGCTCTTCGACGTCTATGAGGGCGACCAGGTCGGCGCCGGGCGCAAGTCGCTGGCTTTCACGCTGCGCCTGCGCGCGCCGGATCGCACCCTCACTGCCGCCGAGGTGAGTGCGGTCCGCGACGCCGCGGTCGCTGAAGCCGCCCGCCGCTACGGAGCCGAGCTCCGCTGA
- a CDS encoding SseB family protein, with amino-acid sequence MSDDLGAPDPALVAALAGGDPVAIRTILLDIRVLVPVVATGSDGAGHAAELAVPTLVGADGRRALPVFSGVAALAAWRPGARPVPMTGRQAVEAAADEGCAAIVLDVAGPIPHTVEIREGRLRW; translated from the coding sequence ATGAGCGACGACCTCGGTGCTCCCGACCCGGCGTTGGTGGCGGCGCTGGCCGGCGGTGACCCGGTGGCGATCCGGACCATCCTGCTCGACATCCGGGTCCTGGTGCCGGTCGTCGCCACCGGATCGGACGGTGCCGGGCACGCGGCCGAGCTGGCGGTGCCCACGCTGGTCGGAGCGGACGGCCGGCGCGCGCTGCCGGTCTTCTCCGGGGTGGCAGCCCTGGCCGCCTGGCGGCCCGGCGCGCGACCGGTCCCGATGACCGGGCGGCAGGCGGTCGAGGCCGCCGCGGACGAAGGGTGTGCCGCGATCGTCCTGGACGTCGCCGGCCCGATCCCGCACACCGTGGAGATCCGCGAGGGGCGGCTTCGCTGGTAG
- the rpmI gene encoding 50S ribosomal protein L35: MPKMKTHSGAKKSYRVTGSGKLMHDRAGRKHKFERKPSTLTRRLANEAVIAPADVKKAKRLLGR, translated from the coding sequence ATGCCCAAGATGAAGACCCATAGCGGCGCGAAGAAGAGCTACCGGGTGACCGGAAGCGGCAAGCTCATGCACGACCGCGCGGGCCGCAAGCACAAGTTCGAGCGCAAGCCGTCGACGCTCACCCGTCGGCTGGCCAACGAGGCCGTGATCGCTCCGGCCGATGTCAAGAAGGCCAAGCGGCTGCTCGGTCGCTAA
- a CDS encoding ATP-binding protein: MPDQLDGGYDGLPDGVVVCDPSGTVRRVNPSAERILGRPAAELVGHPLTDVIPLCDPMGHDWWACTRPFDGLSTRVRQPERLLTFTRPGHPDRDLLVTAAYLRDEGHRLMSFVICLRDTSARDRRERSAAELVTVVAHELRSPLTSVKGFTATLLAKWDRFTDEQKLHMLNTVSSDADRLSRLITELLDVSRIETGYLELRKQVVDLPEIVRGDVAGRVAAGEPESRFVVRDRSALPEIWADRDKVSQVIGNVVENALRHGAGTVTITIEPADDGVAVEVVDEGEGIAVEAMPRIFTKFWHDPRRGGTGLGLFIAKGIVDAHGGDISASAAASGGAAVRFRLPAGQPEFLN; this comes from the coding sequence GTGCCGGATCAGCTCGACGGTGGTTACGACGGGCTTCCGGACGGCGTCGTCGTCTGCGATCCCTCGGGCACGGTACGACGCGTCAACCCTTCGGCCGAGCGCATTCTCGGCCGGCCGGCTGCCGAGCTCGTCGGTCACCCGCTGACGGACGTCATCCCGCTCTGCGACCCCATGGGACACGACTGGTGGGCCTGCACCCGGCCGTTCGACGGGCTCTCGACGCGGGTTCGCCAGCCGGAGCGGCTCCTGACGTTCACCCGGCCAGGGCACCCGGATCGGGATCTGCTCGTCACGGCCGCCTACCTGCGCGACGAGGGGCACCGGCTCATGTCGTTCGTGATCTGTTTGCGTGACACGTCGGCCCGAGATCGCCGCGAGCGGTCGGCCGCGGAGCTCGTGACCGTGGTGGCACACGAGCTGAGGTCACCGCTCACCAGCGTGAAAGGCTTCACCGCGACGCTGCTCGCGAAGTGGGATCGGTTCACCGACGAGCAGAAGCTGCACATGCTGAACACCGTGAGCTCCGACGCCGACCGGTTGAGCCGGCTGATCACCGAACTGCTCGACGTGTCGCGGATCGAAACCGGCTACCTCGAGCTGCGCAAGCAGGTCGTCGACCTTCCGGAGATCGTGCGCGGGGATGTCGCCGGACGGGTCGCCGCTGGCGAGCCGGAGAGCCGGTTCGTCGTACGGGACCGCAGCGCGCTGCCGGAGATCTGGGCCGATCGCGACAAGGTGTCGCAGGTGATCGGCAACGTCGTCGAAAACGCGTTGCGCCACGGTGCGGGCACGGTCACCATCACGATCGAACCGGCTGACGACGGAGTGGCGGTGGAGGTCGTGGACGAAGGCGAAGGCATCGCCGTCGAGGCGATGCCCCGGATCTTCACCAAGTTCTGGCACGACCCGCGCCGCGGCGGCACCGGTCTCGGCCTGTTCATCGCGAAGGGCATCGTCGACGCCCACGGCGGCGACATCTCGGCCAGCGCGGCCGCCTCGGGCGGCGCGGCGGTGCGATTTAGGCTGCCCGCGGGCCAGCCGGAGTTCCTTAACTAG
- a CDS encoding RNA methyltransferase, whose amino-acid sequence MREPAAIDSLHNARVRAARALRTRKGRLAAQACLVEGPHAVAAAIDAGHAVQELFVTADRAAAVADLGSHASGRPVAVRLVTERVLDALAETVTPQGVVAVVAIPVVSVGEVYATRPRLTVVLDQVADPGNAGTVVRTADAAGAGGVVLTAGSTDVWSGKAVRASAGSVFHLPIVTGVPAAAAIACAAGAGVTVLATAADGDADLDDLIDDGSLAGPCAWVFGGEARGVPDEVRRLADRVVRIPLHGRAESLNLATAAAVCLYASAHAGRRALP is encoded by the coding sequence ATGCGCGAGCCGGCGGCGATCGACTCGCTGCACAACGCGCGGGTCCGCGCGGCACGGGCGTTGCGCACGCGCAAGGGCCGGCTGGCAGCGCAGGCCTGCCTCGTCGAAGGGCCGCACGCAGTGGCCGCGGCGATCGACGCCGGCCACGCGGTCCAAGAGCTGTTCGTTACCGCCGACCGCGCGGCCGCGGTTGCCGACCTCGGGTCTCATGCGTCGGGCCGGCCGGTTGCGGTGCGGCTGGTCACCGAGCGGGTGCTCGACGCGCTCGCGGAGACCGTGACGCCGCAGGGGGTCGTGGCGGTCGTCGCGATCCCGGTCGTCTCGGTCGGGGAGGTTTACGCGACCCGCCCGCGGCTGACGGTGGTTCTCGACCAGGTGGCCGATCCGGGGAACGCCGGAACGGTGGTGCGGACCGCCGATGCAGCCGGCGCCGGCGGCGTGGTCCTCACCGCGGGATCGACCGACGTCTGGTCCGGCAAGGCGGTGCGCGCCAGCGCAGGCAGCGTGTTCCACCTCCCGATCGTCACGGGCGTTCCCGCCGCCGCCGCGATTGCCTGCGCCGCCGGCGCCGGAGTCACCGTCCTCGCGACCGCGGCTGACGGCGACGCCGATCTCGACGACCTGATCGACGACGGCAGCCTGGCCGGGCCCTGCGCGTGGGTCTTCGGCGGGGAAGCGCGCGGCGTACCCGACGAGGTACGCCGGCTCGCCGACCGGGTGGTTCGGATTCCCCTTCACGGTCGGGCCGAGAGCCTGAACCTCGCCACCGCAGCGGCAGTCTGCCTCTACGCGTCGGCGCACGCCGGCCGGCGGGCGCTCCCGTAG
- the infC gene encoding translation initiation factor IF-3, translated as MGQVWRRAARGKGKRDSGGPISVEPRINDRIRVPEVRLVGPNGEQVGIVAIGDALRLAQEADLDLVEVAAEARPPVAKLMDYGKWKYENAQKAREARRNQSHTVIKEMKLRPKIDPHDYETKKGHVVRFLKAGDKVKITIMFRGREQSRPELGFRLLQRLAADVEELGYVESAPKQDGRNMIMVMAPHRGQQPQPARARRAAQERAAKDAEVAAAADQPPAQASA; from the coding sequence CTGGGGCAGGTTTGGCGCCGCGCGGCACGCGGCAAAGGCAAACGAGACAGTGGAGGTCCCATCAGCGTCGAACCCCGTATCAACGACCGGATCCGCGTCCCCGAGGTGCGGTTGGTCGGTCCGAACGGAGAGCAGGTCGGAATCGTCGCGATCGGCGATGCGCTCCGGCTGGCCCAGGAGGCAGACCTCGACCTGGTCGAGGTCGCGGCGGAAGCCAGGCCCCCGGTGGCCAAGCTCATGGACTACGGCAAGTGGAAGTACGAGAACGCCCAGAAGGCGCGGGAGGCGCGGCGCAACCAGTCGCACACCGTCATCAAGGAGATGAAGCTTCGGCCGAAGATCGACCCGCACGACTACGAGACCAAGAAGGGTCACGTGGTGCGGTTCCTCAAAGCCGGTGACAAGGTCAAGATCACGATCATGTTCCGCGGGCGCGAGCAGTCCCGTCCCGAGCTCGGGTTCAGGTTGCTGCAGCGGCTCGCGGCCGATGTCGAGGAGCTCGGCTATGTCGAGTCGGCGCCGAAACAGGACGGCCGCAACATGATCATGGTCATGGCCCCGCACCGAGGTCAGCAGCCGCAACCGGCGCGCGCCCGGCGGGCCGCGCAGGAGCGGGCCGCCAAGGATGCCGAGGTGGCCGCGGCCGCAGACCAGCCACCTGCGCAGGCCAGCGCCTGA
- the hisG gene encoding ATP phosphoribosyltransferase — MLSLVLPKGSLEAQVMDLFDAADLTVVRGSDRDYHARIDDPRISKVRFLRPQEIPTYVEQGIFDLGISGRDWVAETGADVVSLGEIGGGRSGTSDVRVVLAVPRDSPWESVRDLPAGVRISTELPELTKRFCTEHGVDALVFTSHGATEAKIPDIVDAVVDVSETGSSLRRAGLKVIETLLTSRTELLANRESYADPARRAAMEDIVLLVRGALVAHGRVLLKLNVADADLDAVVEVLPAMASPTVMPLAAHGLCAVEAVVAKQGVNRLIPALKAAGARDILELPISKIVD, encoded by the coding sequence GTGCTCTCCCTCGTGCTTCCGAAGGGATCCCTCGAAGCCCAGGTCATGGACCTGTTCGACGCGGCCGACCTGACCGTGGTCCGCGGCAGTGATCGCGACTACCACGCCCGCATCGACGACCCACGGATCTCCAAGGTGCGCTTCCTGCGGCCGCAGGAGATCCCGACCTACGTCGAGCAGGGCATCTTCGACCTGGGCATCTCCGGGCGCGACTGGGTCGCCGAGACCGGTGCCGACGTCGTCAGCCTGGGTGAGATCGGCGGCGGTCGCTCGGGCACGTCCGACGTACGCGTCGTGCTCGCGGTGCCTCGCGACTCGCCGTGGGAGTCGGTCCGCGACCTACCGGCCGGTGTTCGCATCTCGACCGAGCTCCCCGAGCTGACCAAGCGGTTCTGCACGGAGCACGGCGTCGACGCGCTGGTGTTCACGTCACACGGCGCGACCGAGGCCAAGATTCCCGACATCGTCGATGCGGTCGTCGACGTCTCCGAGACCGGCTCGTCGCTGCGCCGTGCGGGCCTGAAAGTGATCGAGACACTGCTGACCAGCCGCACCGAGCTGCTCGCCAACCGCGAGTCGTACGCCGACCCGGCGCGACGGGCGGCGATGGAGGACATCGTGCTGCTGGTCCGTGGCGCGCTGGTCGCTCACGGCCGGGTGCTGCTGAAGCTCAACGTCGCGGACGCCGATCTCGACGCGGTGGTCGAGGTGCTGCCGGCGATGGCGTCGCCCACCGTGATGCCGCTCGCCGCGCACGGCCTGTGTGCGGTGGAGGCGGTGGTGGCTAAGCAGGGCGTCAACAGGCTGATCCCTGCGTTGAAGGCGGCCGGTGCCCGCGACATCCTCGAGCTGCCGATCTCGAAGATCGTCGACTAG
- the pheS gene encoding phenylalanine--tRNA ligase subunit alpha — translation MAGPSDSYDPKEVAALSDDELAGAVASGRTAFAAAADLGALAAAHTLHLGNRSPVALARRELGALPPQARADAGRRVNEALTALTAAYDERRAALERERDERVLVAERVDVTLPLDPTPPGGRHPLTLVQERVADIFVGMGWEVAEGPEVEAEWLNFDALNIPPAHPARETQDTLWVEPRSSGVVLRTHTSPVQIRALLERGVPCYVIAPGRVFRQETLDATHSPVFHQVEGLAVDEGLTMGHLRGTLDLFAESMFGSGVRTRIRPDHYPFTEPSADVDLLCWVCHGTSTDPGAPFCRTCRSEGWIEWGGSGMVHPVVLASAGIDPDRYTGFAFGIGLERTLMSRHDLADIRDLVEGDVRVTTALGLEA, via the coding sequence ATGGCCGGACCCAGTGACAGCTATGACCCCAAGGAGGTGGCGGCGCTGTCGGACGACGAGCTCGCCGGCGCCGTCGCGTCCGGGCGCACGGCGTTCGCGGCGGCCGCGGACCTCGGTGCGCTGGCCGCGGCGCACACGCTGCACCTCGGCAACCGCTCGCCGGTGGCACTGGCCCGTCGCGAGCTGGGCGCACTGCCACCCCAGGCCCGGGCCGACGCGGGGCGGCGGGTCAACGAAGCCCTGACCGCCCTGACCGCGGCGTACGACGAGCGGCGAGCCGCGCTCGAGCGGGAGCGCGACGAGCGTGTTCTCGTCGCCGAGAGGGTGGATGTCACTCTGCCGCTGGACCCGACCCCCCCGGGCGGTCGGCATCCGCTGACTCTCGTCCAGGAGCGGGTCGCCGACATCTTCGTCGGGATGGGATGGGAGGTCGCCGAAGGCCCCGAGGTCGAGGCGGAGTGGCTCAACTTCGACGCGCTCAACATCCCGCCCGCCCATCCGGCCCGGGAGACCCAGGACACGCTCTGGGTGGAGCCGCGCAGCAGTGGCGTGGTCCTGCGCACCCACACCTCGCCGGTCCAGATCCGCGCCTTGCTGGAGCGCGGCGTGCCCTGCTACGTGATCGCGCCCGGCCGGGTGTTCCGCCAGGAGACGCTCGACGCCACCCACAGCCCGGTCTTTCACCAGGTCGAGGGGCTGGCGGTCGACGAAGGGCTCACGATGGGCCACCTGCGCGGCACGCTCGACCTGTTCGCGGAGTCGATGTTCGGCTCGGGCGTCCGTACGCGGATCCGCCCCGACCATTACCCGTTCACCGAACCGTCCGCCGACGTCGACCTCCTCTGCTGGGTGTGCCACGGCACGTCGACCGATCCTGGTGCTCCGTTCTGTCGCACCTGCCGGTCGGAGGGCTGGATCGAGTGGGGTGGCAGCGGCATGGTGCACCCCGTCGTCCTCGCATCGGCCGGGATCGACCCGGATCGTTACACCGGCTTCGCCTTCGGCATCGGTCTCGAACGCACGCTGATGTCGCGGCACGACCTGGCTGACATCCGTGACCTGGTCGAAGGTGACGTGCGCGTGACGACCGCGCTGGGCCTGGAGGCCTGA